Proteins encoded within one genomic window of Oncorhynchus nerka isolate Pitt River linkage group LG17, Oner_Uvic_2.0, whole genome shotgun sequence:
- the LOC115145178 gene encoding zinc finger protein 644-like, with amino-acid sequence MADIKPNAQENKEGDVVEPVCDSSGATQEPLQRHTSSLKNNAAGLSEQLSSDGLPNPLNGAQPSSFVPSSVPAVPHTAQAAHSLPSGALVNGPGSHPASEESCGLNKNSTMSNNVLVEAQDAQLRQSGRDTSPQVLPPPSELQSDALKNPAGLVLKTLATTQPGANNTSPSDSEASEAELPYQALDTTLSGHSPQSHQTPINQIWTAQGVEARARSIWDLNTTESSESSSDGFDGTDALHWDSQKELIRALWKNRTVDSSLETNTAGVGVMSQLTNQRQRKRKIHLVGTAGSPEKVYNCSTNHTYKKWHIEEEEDDEDFDISNINEDDSSCKKADVQSSVNSCQEHPSDSPVIIKKLIVKADCPKDNHSVSLFSRKPKPLKTEQSEQAPSFFPCTMCNVNFKEKRHLHRHVMYHLDGQNHQVRHHEKVPRPFICRECGRSFRDRSSLLKHMIIHQARREKLMEEIQGLNKLRDEGRNAKLQCPQCVFGTNCPKTFVQHAKTHNKDKRYYLCAECNHVALTERELEGHLYAMHCDTLKSKYKNVIEDEESEFLTDNNDESSHVLFHCKVCHFSTQNEDCLKRHCELIHQQSDSDDECENPPFKKALNNPDQYSLADPSKKAADLKLLQLKPKFSIKKPAFWKRADFRFWSGSVADFYMRDTADTQKSYKGLTSSQFKCSIVSSANKLSPSLWRSDKPSKLSPKPTEKIDVTTGLPYVEEDNQLYDHVVSGISERTKYPSNVDVLLTSKMIKPGQMLYHSYNSGRGQGGSNDLTGRKSEAQAVTQKTPSKRKMSTPFHNSVDKVVDNVLPKLNPKLKETTTPEDTEGDDDYEDTYDFSAYTSEATANFLDSSENERNPYARSYFIRRQRGSSIKENPAPAADIGRLEKNAVQVDHHFNKTEDKDGEYDSDDIQKLIIKEECIESSVCDDSPESPTTTGTHNQSLSYDYDFSPSFGTERKSCPYCPAVFESGVGLSNHVRGHLYRLGLSYDARHVVSPERVASQDRQSRVRRKVPSVVRRIKKAEKPESQAEHTCPLCWGWFDTKTGLSNHVRGHLKRIGKTSTSTSKSPLCILNELLKDEQEHQNILQILNRKQLISRPIISQKFIGSDGLFLTPMGIPVKIQHGCQLGQNGTPTPWDLSANTPRQEGVEREDFFPKRKSIEIGGVIEPSRSTLGKLLRKRKLDKDDADKNHFTVTKERVEGRQNQQASNLETHWAHERNASNKKICIHCNTTFPSAVSLSNHLRAYARRKRVAMLEGTTYSCILKKPRLRAGPKNTLFSALPCAVEEMYRLTCRFCDLVFQGPLSIQEDWLRHLQRHLMHTSVPRTGAGMVEVLRLHKETPSMLPQEHPSREHPTSNEPPTAHEPQTHHEHSCLEHPSPHDHPLPQQEPPLPHGPTLPNKHPETHEHPELHDEHPLHHAHPSSNEHPSLEQHTATSFPELLPVAS; translated from the exons ATGGCTGATATAAAGCCAAATGCACAAGAGAACAAAGAAGGAGATGTGGTGGAACCAGTGTGTGACAGCTCcggtgccactcaggagccattACAGCGTCACACGTCTTCCCTGAAGAACAATGCTGCAGGTCTGTCAGAGCAGCTGTCTTCTGACGGACTCCCAAACCCTTTAAATGGAGCACAGCCCAGTTCATTTGTACCCAGCAGTGTCCCTGCTGTTCCCCACACAGCCCAAGCAGCCCATTCACTGCCTTCAGGAGCACTTGTTAATGGACCTGGTTCACACCCCGCCTCAGAGGAGAGCTGTGGCCTGAACAAAAACAGCACAATGTCCAACAATGTCCTGGTGGAGGCCCAGGACGCCCAACTACGACAATCTGGGAGGGACACAAGCCCTCAGGTGTTACCACCACCCAGTGAGCTTCAATCAGACGCCCTGAAGAACCCAGCAGGGCTCGTTCTGAAAACACTAGCCACCACGCAGCCAGGGGCCAACAACACGTCACCATCAGACTCTGAGGCTAGTGAGGCTGAACTGCCCTACCAGGCCCTCGACACCACCTTGTCAGGCCACAGTCCACAATCACACCAAACGCCAATTAACCAAATATGGACGGCCCAGGGAGTCGAGGCTAGAGCTAGATCTATATGGGACTTAAACACCACAGAGTCCTCTGAGAGCTCGTCGGACGGTTTTGACGGGACTGATGCACTACACTGGGATTCACAGAAAGAGCTCATACGGGCGTTGTGGAAGAATCGCACAGTTGACAGCAGCTTAGAGACAAACACTGCAGGAGTGGGAGTGATGTCTCAGCTTACCAACCAAAGACAGAGGAAGCGTAAAATACACCTGGTGGGTACGGCAGGCTCTCCTGAAAAAGTTTACAACTGCAGCACAAATCACACCTACAAAAAGTGGCAtattgaagaggaggaggatgatgaggattTTGACATCTCCAACATAAATGAAGATGATTCCTCCTGTAAAAAGGCTGATGTACAATCTTCTGTGAATTCATGTCAAGAGCATCCTAGTGACAGCCCTGTAATCATTAAGAAGCTGATTGTAAAAGCAGATTGCCCGAAGGACAATCACTCCGTCTCCCTCTTTAGTAGAAAGCCCAAACCGCTTAAGACAGAGCAATCCGAACAAGCACCATCATTCTTCCCATGCACAATGTGCAATGTTAATTTCAAGGAGAAAAGGCATTTGCATAGACATGTGATGTATCATCTAGATGGGCAAAATCATCAGGTACGCCACCACGAGAAAGTTCCCCGGCCTTTTATATGCAGGGAGTGTGGGCGTTCGTTCCGCGATCGCAGCTCCCTCCTCAAGCACATGATTATCCACCAGGCGAGACGGGAGAAACTCATGGAGGAGATACAGGGACTCAACAAACTCCGAGACGAAGGCAGGAACGCCAAGCTCCAGTGCCCGCAGTGTGTGTTCGGGACCAACTGCCCCAAGACGTTTGTCCAGCACGCCAAGACACACAACAAGGATAAACGTTATTACCTCTGCGCGGAGTGCAACCACGTGGCATTGACGGAACGGGAGCTTGAAGGACACCTGTACGCGATGCACTGTGACACACTGAAGTCCAAGTACAAGAACGTGATCGAAGATGAGGAGTCAGAGTTTCTTACAGATAACAATGATGAATCCAGTCATGTTCTGTTTCACTGTAAAGTGTGCCATTTCAGCACCCAGAATGAAGATTGCCTTAAAAGGCATTGTGAGCTGATACACCAACAGTCTGATTCTGATGATGAATGTGAAAATCCGCCATTTAAAAAAGCACTTAACAATCCAGATCAATATAGCCTAGCTGACCCGTCCAAAAAAGCAGCAGATTTAAAACTACTGCAGCTAAAGCCAAAGTTCAGTATTAAAAAGCCTGCTTTCTGGAAAAGAGCGGATTTTCGCTTTTGGTCCGGTAGTGTAGCTGACTTTTACATGAGAGACACAGCAGACACACAGAAGTCTTACAAAGGTCTTACCTCCTCTCAGTTCAAGTGCAGCATTGTCAGCTCAGCAAACAAGCTGTCACCATCCCTGTGGAGGAGTGACAAGCCAAGCAAATTATCTCCTAAACCAACAGAGAAAATAGATGTGACAACAGGTCTCCCTTATGTTGAGGAAGACAATCAACTATACGACCATGTGGTTTCAGGAATCTCGGAAAGGACAAAATATCCCTCAAATGTTGATGTGTTGCTTACATCCAAGATGATTAAACCAGGCCAGATGCTGTATCATAGCTACAACTCTGGCAGGGGTCAGGGAGGTAGCAACGACTTGACCGGCAGGAAGTCAGAGGCACAAGCTGTTACCCAAAAGACCCCATCCAAAAGAAAAATGTCCACTCCCTTCCACAACAGTGTGGACAAGGTGGTTGATAATGTTTTGCCAAAACTGAACCCAAAATTAAAAGAGACTACCACTCCTGAGGACACAGAGGGAGACGATGATTATGAGGACACGTATGACTTTAGTGCTTACACCAGCGAGGCTACAGCCAATTTCCTGGATAGTAGTGAGAACGAGAGGAACCCCTACGCCCGTAGCTACTTCATACGCAGACAGAGGGGTTCTTCTATCAAAGAGAATCCTGCACCTGCTGCTGACATCGGCCGTTTGGAAAAGAACGCCGTTCAGGTTGACCACCATTTTAATAAGACTGAAGACAAGGACGGGGAGTATGACAGCGATGACATACAGAAGCTTATCATCAAAGAAGAGTGTATAGAAAGCTCAGTGTGTGACGATTCTCCAGAGTCACCCACCACCACCGGCACACACAACCAGAGTCTCTCCTATGACTATGACTTCTCCCCTTCTTTTGGAACAGAAAGGAAGTCCTGCCcctactgtcctgctgtgtttGAGTCTGGGGTGGGCTTATCCAATCACGTGCGAGGGCACCTGTACAGGTTGGGGCTGAGTTATGACGCTCGCCATGTGGTGTCACCTGAGCGGGTAGCCTCACAGGACCGACAGTCACGCGTACGCAGGAAGGTCCCCTCTGTGGTGCGGAGGATCAAAAAAG CTGAGAAGCCGGAGTCTCAGGCAGAGCACACCTGTCCCCTGTGCTGGGGCTGGTTCGACACCAAGACAGGCCTCTCCAACCACGTGAGGGGCCACCTGAAGCGAATAGGGAAGACCAGCACCAGCACCAGTAAGAGTCCATTGTGTATTCTCAATGAGCTGCTAAAGGACGAGCAGGAACACCAGAACATCCTCCAGATTCTCAACAG GAAGCAGTTAATCTCCCGACCAATCATCTCCCAGAAGTTCATTGGCAGCGACGGGCTCTTCCTAACACCGATGGGGATCCCAGTGAAGATCCAACATGGCTGCCAGCTGGGCCAGAATGGCACTCCCACTCCATGGGATCTCAGTGCAAATACACCCAGGCAGGAGGGAGTTGAGAGAGAGGATTTCTTTCCTAAGAGGAAGAGTATAGAG atAGGAGGTGTCATTGAGCCTTCCCGGAGCACTTTAGGCAAGCTTTTGAGGAAGAGGAAGTTGGACAAGGATGATGCGGATAAGAACCACTTTACTGTGACCAAAGAGAGGGTTGAGGGGAGACAGAACCAACAGGCCAGCAACCTGGAAACACACTGGGCCCATG AGAGAAATGCATCTAATAAGAAGATTTGCATTCACTGTAACACAACATTTCCCAGTGCTGTTAGCCTGTCCAATCATCTTCGCGCTTATGCACGCAGGAAGAGGGTTGCCATGTTAGAAGGAACAA CCTATTCCTGTATACTGAAGAAGCCTAGGTTGAGGGCTGGACCAAAGAACACCCTGTTCTCAGCTCTCCCATGTGCTGTTGAGGAGATGTATAGACTCACCTGCAG ATTCTGTGACCTCGTCTTCCAGGGTCCTCTGTCCATCCAGGAGGATTGGCTCAGGCACTTACAGAGGCACCTCATGCACACCAGTGTCCCTCGCACAGGAGCTGGCATGGTGGAGGTCCTGCGACTACACAAAGAGACGCCCTCAATGCTCCCCCAGGAGCACCCCTCTCGGGAGCACCCAACATCCAATGAGCCCCCCACGGCTCATGAGCCCCAGACGCACCATGAGCACTCCTGCTTGGAACACCCCTCTCCACATGATCACCCCTTGCCCCAGCAGGAGCCCCCCTTGCCCCATGGGCCCACCTTGCCCAACAAGCACCCCGAAACCCACGAGCACCCTGAGCTCCATGATGAGCATCCCTTGCACCATGCACACCCCTCGTCCAATGAGCACCCAAGCCTGGAGCAGCACACGGCCACGTCCTTTCCAGAGCTTCTTCCAGTGGCGTCCTGA